The Flavobacteriales bacterium nucleotide sequence CGAGGCGGTTTCACTGGTTTGAATCGGGAAGTTTTGCTTGATCTCTGCTCGTTCCTTTCCGCCAAATGGGGGGTTGGCAAGCACCACATCATAGCGGCCTTTTTCCTGTATGTCGGCCACGTTTTCGGCAAGCGTGTTGGTGTGCACAATGTTGGGCGCTTCCACACCGTGCAAAATCATATTCATAATGCCAATGATGTAAGCCAATGATTTTTTCTCCTTGCCGTAAAAGGTTCGTTTTTGCAAGGTTTCCCATTCTTTGGTACTGAGTTCTTTTCCTGATTTCAGATAATCGAACGCTTCACACAAGAAGCCCGCAGAACCCACGGCACCGTCATAAATTTTGTCGCCAATCTTTGGGTCAACCACTTTTACAATGGTCGTAATGAGCGGTCGGGGCGTGTAGTATTCGCCACCGTTGCGCCCTGCATTGCCCATGTTTTTGATTTTGTCTTCATACAGATGGCTCATTTCGTGTTTCTCTGCATGGGTTCGGAAACGCAACTCGTCAATGCGGTTAATCACTTCACGTAAATTGTAGCCGCTTTGGATGCGGTTTTTCAATTCGCTGAAAATCTCGCCAATCTTGTATTTAATGGTATCGGCATTTTCGGCATACAGTTTGAACTTTTTGAGGTAGGGAAAAAGCTTGCCGTTTACAAAGTCCAAAAGGTCGTCTCCTGTCTGGGCGTTGTGATCAATTCTTGTGGTGAGCTTAGTCGAACCATTTCCATTAGCCAATTTGGGAGCAGCCCAAATACTCCATTGGTATTCCCGGTCAATTATTGGGGTGTAGGATTTTCCTGTGAGTTCAGCAGAAGTGGCTCGGTCACGTTCCAAGTCGTCCAAGTATTTCAGGAATAACACCCAAGAGGTTTGCTCCACATAATCTAGTTCACTTCCACAACCTGCATCTTTGTGGAGTATGTCGTCTATATTCTTAAAAGTCTGTTCAAACATGAATATTTATAGTTTCATTTTTCTATTTAAAACACTCACTAATAACCTTTTAACGGTTTCCATTTCATCGGCCTTACCGGCGGCCACAAACAAGGTCAAGCTAGCCAATGCCTCATTGCTAATGATCGTCTGGCCGTTATTAATGTGCAGCAAGTCGTTTTCTTCTAAAAACAATAAAAAGCAAGCGGCAGCAATACGCTTGTTGCCATCTACAAATACGTGGTTCTTAACAATGAGGTATAGGAGCATGGCCGCCTTCTCTTCAATGGTGGGATACACACTGATCACCAAAGCCCTGCCGTATTTGATTTATTGCACTGGAAAATCCACCGTCCTTTTCCTTACCAAAAACATCCGAGTGAAATTCTTCTCGCATTTGATTCACTAAAACTATATAGGCCTCTAAATCAGGATAACTAGCCTGCTTGGTGTTTAGACCTTTATCATCTAAGCGCTCATGATCGTAGTCATCGAGCAGCTGCAAGCCTATGCTGAATTGTTGCAACCAGGCAAAGCTTTTATTATCAGAGGCTTGTTCTTCAATGACTCTGCTTAAAATCCGAATTCCATCGTGGAGCACCTGAATTTCTTTGTTCTTTTGGGCTAATCGTCTTTCGTTGATAGCTACGCCCTCAATCAGATAGTCTTTTAGGCGTTGAGTGGCCCACTGTCTGAATTGAGTACCACGTTTTGAATTCACCCTGTAACCAACTGAAATTATGGCGTCTAGGTTGTAATGCCTGATGTTTCTTTTCACATTCCTCTTCCCCTCCTTCTGAACTACCGAGAAAAGCTCGGTAGTTGAATTTTCATCAAGCTCCTGGTCGGAAAAGATATTTTTCAAATGAAGACCAATCGTATCAGAGTCCTTATCAAAAGCTCCGACATCTGCTTTTGACTTAGCCAAACCGTGTCATTATCAAATCTTACCTGGACAATGATTTGATCATTTTCTGTTTTAAATATTTCGAGTTGGTTCTCCCTCATTTCAACGATAAACCCATATTTTTTGCGACAACTTTGATAGTATCCTTAGCAACATTCTCGCCTTGGATCAGCTCTTGTACTTTGTCGGCAAGCCAAGCTGTGAGCAACCGGTCTTCATCTGCTTTAAATAATTCAGCAAACTTTGGAATCCACTCTCTTCGTGCTTTACGCTCTCCCCGCTCTATATTACTCAACATGGGTGAGTCGATTTCCAAGAAAGCTGCCACTTCTCGTTGCATCAAACCGCTATCCTTTCTCAACGCCCGCACCATATTTCCAAATAAGCTCTCCATATACATAATGAGACTTGTCAGTAATTCACCAAATCTAACCCATTTGAACTTAATTCAACCATTGAAATCTAAAAGAATCAATAAAAAGCCTCCAGTCTGAAAATCGAGCTATTCGAAATTTTAGAATAGTTGGAACTAATCCCTTGTGAGTTCATGTAAAAAAACCAAATTCTGCTATCCCTACACAGAACCTGAGCACCCCTCCCCGATCTAAAATCGATCACCAAAACCAATCATTTACAAAAAAGAATTATCTTCGTTTTACCGTTCTTTGGTGTTGCTTATGTGTTGCGCTACAAAACGCCAAAATTGGCACCTGCTGCTGGTTTGTTGCGCACTTTTAGACGCTAAATCTTAGACTACAAGCGTGTTGAGGCCTCATAAAAACCCACTATGAGGTGTATCGGAAAATAATGTCTATGAACTACCGGGCTACAGGTCTTTTAGCTTTATCGTTGGTTATTGGCTTGGTCGCATGTGGCCCTACAGGCCAAAAGAACGCGGAGAAGATTGAAAAAGTTCGGCCCGTTAAAACCACCATCGCCGACGTCGAAGCGGGCATTCGCAAATACATTGCCGCGCAAACAGAGGCCGGCGACGGTTTATTTCACCTACAGGACGACACGCTCGATCTCGATATGCACCTCGTACGCGTCCACACCGAGTACTTGTCCGTATTAAGCCCCGGTGAGTTCTTTGCATGCGTGGACCTTGCGGATAGTACCGGAGATGTGTACGATGTCGATTTCTTTTTGAAAGGCGAACCCGGAAACATGGAAGTCACTCAAACCACAGTGCACAAACTCAACGGAAAACCTTTCTATACCTGGAGACAAAAAGCAGATAAAACCTGGGGACAAGTGCCGGTAAAAGGTGCCAGCAATGACTTGCTTGGAGTAATCGAAGGTGAAGACCAGTTTACTTTTCAGTACTCAGTCGTGCTCCCCGAGACCAAGGAATCGGCCCGCATGTGGATCCCCGTGCCAAAAACGGACCGCTGGCAAAAGGTTACTCTAACTCATTCTAAGCTCACCGGAAATTATATGGAAATCGAAGACCAAAGGTACGGTAACGCCATCTTCTACTTTGAATTTGGACCGAGCGACAGCGGCAAGGAGCTTCGACTCGATTACGATGTCGTGCGTCGTGAAAAAACGGCCTATTCCGATGCGAGCGATGACGCTGATAATTATTTAGGATCGTCGGCCTTATTGCCTACGGGCGGACGATTCGCTGCTATTGCCGACTCGGTCCTGGCCGATGAGAGAGGTCAAAATAACTTGGTAAAAGCACGTGCGCTGTACGATTACATCATAGACAATATGCGTTATGCCAAACAAGGCACCTACGGAACCGGAGACGCCAATTTCGCCTGCGACGCCAAGTCGGGCAACTGCACGGAGTTCCATTCGCTCTTCATCTCTTTGGCCCGCTCAGTCGGAATCCCGGCTCGGTTTGCCATAGGAGCAGCCATACCCAGTGACCGCAACGATGGTGGCGTCAACGGCTACCACTGTTGGGCAGAGTTCTATGCCGAGGGTAAATGGTGGCCCGTCGACATTAGCGAAGCCAATAAGTACACGGCGCTGGCAACCTATTATTTCGGCCATCATCCGGCCAATCGCATTGAATTCTCTCACGGGCGTGATCTCGTGGTGAACCCCGCTCCTATAGACGGAAAAATCCTCTTCCTCGCGTACCCCATCTTTGAAATGGAGGGGCGTAAGCAACAGGTCGAAACAACCTTCACCTTTACGCGTAAAAGGGAATCTCAAACCGGAGCTAAACAATAGTTTCCGTCGATCTTACCTATCGGATTCGTCGTCGGCTTCCTCCATTTCGTCTTCAGAATCGCCATCCATATCTCCCGATGGATGTTCACCGGCCGGATGTTCATGAGCCGATTCCGAAGAATCTTCGGCATCCATCATTTCTTCCGTAGCGTCTTCTTCGGCATTACTTTCAGATGCTCCACCCCCGCACGAAGCCAGGGCAATGGTTGTTAAAAAGCCCAATGCGAATACGGCCAAAGTAAAGGCTCGGGTAAATAAAACTCGTTTCATAGTGAGAGCGGTTTAAGGGTCAATACAGATATGAAGATATAGAAAATTCAATCCGAGTACAACAGATGGTGCTGCCGAACCCGTTTAGCAAGTCCTCGGCAACTGCTCCCCGGCCAACATATTGATCACTCGTCGCCCCCCTATTCCACTGCTCATGATCACCTTGCCGGGATGCTCGTCGGTAAACACCCCAATGTGAG carries:
- a CDS encoding N-6 DNA methylase produces the protein MFEQTFKNIDDILHKDAGCGSELDYVEQTSWVLFLKYLDDLERDRATSAELTGKSYTPIIDREYQWSIWAAPKLANGNGSTKLTTRIDHNAQTGDDLLDFVNGKLFPYLKKFKLYAENADTIKYKIGEIFSELKNRIQSGYNLREVINRIDELRFRTHAEKHEMSHLYEDKIKNMGNAGRNGGEYYTPRPLITTIVKVVDPKIGDKIYDGAVGSAGFLCEAFDYLKSGKELSTKEWETLQKRTFYGKEKKSLAYIIGIMNMILHGVEAPNIVHTNTLAENVADIQEKGRYDVVLANPPFGGKERAEIKQNFPIQTSETASLFFQHFIKILKAGGKAGVVIKNTFLSNTDNASIALRKELLQNCNLYTVLDLPGGTFTGAGVKTVVLFFEKGKPTQKVWFYQLNLDRNLGKTNPFNEKNLTEFTELQQTFGDSCNSWTVNIKDVDQSTFDLSVKNPNTPEAAPLRQPHEILKEIKALDDESAEILNSISDLI
- a CDS encoding helix-turn-helix transcriptional regulator — protein: MESLFGNMVRALRKDSGLMQREVAAFLEIDSPMLSNIERGERKARREWIPKFAELFKADEDRLLTAWLADKVQELIQGENVAKDTIKVVAKNMGLSLK
- a CDS encoding transglutaminase domain-containing protein — translated: MNYRATGLLALSLVIGLVACGPTGQKNAEKIEKVRPVKTTIADVEAGIRKYIAAQTEAGDGLFHLQDDTLDLDMHLVRVHTEYLSVLSPGEFFACVDLADSTGDVYDVDFFLKGEPGNMEVTQTTVHKLNGKPFYTWRQKADKTWGQVPVKGASNDLLGVIEGEDQFTFQYSVVLPETKESARMWIPVPKTDRWQKVTLTHSKLTGNYMEIEDQRYGNAIFYFEFGPSDSGKELRLDYDVVRREKTAYSDASDDADNYLGSSALLPTGGRFAAIADSVLADERGQNNLVKARALYDYIIDNMRYAKQGTYGTGDANFACDAKSGNCTEFHSLFISLARSVGIPARFAIGAAIPSDRNDGGVNGYHCWAEFYAEGKWWPVDISEANKYTALATYYFGHHPANRIEFSHGRDLVVNPAPIDGKILFLAYPIFEMEGRKQQVETTFTFTRKRESQTGAKQ